The proteins below are encoded in one region of Oncorhynchus masou masou isolate Uvic2021 chromosome 15, UVic_Omas_1.1, whole genome shotgun sequence:
- the LOC135556279 gene encoding BMP/retinoic acid-inducible neural-specific protein 3-like, producing the protein MALWGFLILHCWVWFWLLTGAPALASLPQDRPGGPLDWLLSDKGPFHHSQEYTDFVERNRQGFSTRYKIYREFGRWKVNNLAVERRDFLESPLPLTPEFIRNIRLLGRRPTTQLITDNLIRKYGTHFLLSATLGGEEALAIFVDKRKLSKKPEVSDYSGNSSSVTLEVLHQLAASYFIDRESTLRKLHHIQIASTAIKVTETRTGPLGCSNYDNLDSVSSVLVQSPENKVHLQGLQVILPDYLRDSFVQAALSYIACNVEGGFICKDNDCWCKCDPKFPECNCPYMDIQAMEDSLQRITETWGTLYKEFEDSDEFKTFLTRLPQNFFLNVTTIQHLWSLDGVFQWRYEQLENSMSVLFRRAQRVVFKLFSLSKRCQRQPHIRLPRELPQSYWLSHFQSLLYCSENNQLGSFSEELHSCTCNYEHSPCQLSPPCAIGEGPACAACALDNHTRCGSCNPGYGLTQGVCRPMVADSTENYLGFETDLQDLELRYLLQRADRRLEVHAIFISNDMRLNSWFDPSWRKRMLLTLKSNKYKSNLVHMLLGVSLQICLTKNSTLEPVLTLYINPFGGSHSESWYIPVSENSFPDWTATKLDLPLECFNWTLTLGNKWKTFFETIHIYLRSRIKTQGGGGPAGAVNDSLYYEPLEILDSSRNLGYMKINSIQVFGYSMHFDPEAIRDLILQLDYPHTQGSQDTALLQLLEIRDRVNRLSPPGQQRLDLFSCLLRHRLKLTASEVVRIHASLQAFSNRLPNSLDYETTKLCS; encoded by the exons GGAGTTTGGGAGGTGGAAGGTGAACAACctggctgtggagaggagagacttCCTGGAGTCGCCGTTGCCCCTGACACCAGAGTTCATCCGTAACATCCGTCTACTGGGGCGGAGACCCACCACCCAGCTTATCACTGACAACCTGATCAGGAAGTATGGGACTCACTTTCTGCTGTCGGCCACACTGGGAG GGGAAGAGGCCTTAGCGATATTTGTGGACAAGAGGAAGCTGAGTAAGAAGCCCGAGGTGAGCGACTACTCTGGCAACTCGTCTAGTGTTACTCTGGAGGTTCTGCACCAGTTGGCTGCCTCCTACTTCATCGACAGAGAGAGCACTTTGCGCAAGCTGCACCACATCCAGATAGCATCCACAGCCATCAAG GTAACAGAGACCCGGACAGGCCCTCTCGGATGCAGTAACTATGACAACCTTGATTCTGTCAGCTCTGTTCTGGTTCAGAGTCCGGAAAACAAAGTCCACTTGCAAG GCCTACAGGTTATCCTGCCAGACTACCTGCGGGACAGTTTTGTCCAGGCTGCTCTCAGCTACATCGCCTGTAACGTGGAAGGGGGCTTCATCTGTAAGGACAATGACTGCTGGTGCAAGTGTGACCCCAAGTTCCCAGAATGCAACTGTCCCTACATGGACATCCAAGCCATGGAGGACAGCCTGCAGAGGATCACTGAGACATGGGGGACACTTTACAAGGAGTTTGAGGACTCAG ATGAGTTCAAGACCTTTCTGACGAGGCTCCCGCAGAACTTCTTCCTGAATGTGACGACAATCCAGCACCTGTGGTCGTTGGATGGCGTGTTCCAGTGGCGCTACGAGCAGCTGGAGAACAGCATGAGTGTGCTCTTCAGACGAGCCCAGAGAGTGGTGTTCAAGCTCTTCAGCCTCAGCAAGAGGTGTCAGAGGCAGCCTCACATCCGTCTACCCAGAGAACT GCCCCAGTCCTACTGGCTGAGTCACTTTCAgtctctcctctactgttctgAGAACAACCAGCTGGGTTCGTTCTCTGAAGAGCTCCACAGCTGTACCTGTAACTATGAGCACAGCCCTTGCCAGCTGTCCCCGCCATGTGCTATCGGAGAGGGCCCTGCCTGCGCAGCCTGCGCCCTAGACAACCACACCCGCTGTGGAAGCTGCAACCCTGGATACGGCCTAACCCAGGGGGTCTGCAGACCCATGGTGGCTGACTCTACAGAGAACTACCTGGGCTTTGAGACAGACCTACAGGACCTGGAGCTGAGATACCTGCTACAGAGGGCTGACCGTAGGCTGGag GTCCACGCCATCTTCATCAGTAATGACATGCGTCTGAACAGCTGGTTCGACCCGTCCTGGAGGAAGAGGATGCTGCTGACTCTGAAGAGCAACAAGTACAAGTCCAACCTGGTCCACATGCTGCTGGGCGTGTCTCTCCAGATCTGCCTGACCAAGAACAGCACCCTGGAGCCTGTCCTCACCCTCTACATCAACCCCTTTGGAGGCAGCCACTCTGAGAGCTGGTACATTCCCGTCAGTGAGAACAGCTTCCCAGACTGGACAGCCACCAAACTGGACCTGCCCCTGGAGTGCTTTAACTGGACCCTGACGCTGGGCAACAAGTGGAAGACCTTCTTCGAGACTATCCACATCTACCTGCGGAGCCGGATAAAGACGCAAGGCGGTGGAGGCCCGGCAGGGGCGGTGAACGACAGCCTCTACTATGAGCCATTAGAAATTCTGGATTCTTCTCGGAATCTGGGCTACATGAAGATCAACAGCATCCAGGTGTTTGGCTACAGTATGCACTTTGACCCAGAAGCGATCCGCGACCTGATCCTGCAGCTGGACTACCCGCACACCCAGGGTTCCCAGGACACGGCCTTGCTGCAGCTGCTGGAGATCAGGGACCGGGTCAACCGACTGTCCCCTCCAGGTCAGCAGAGACTGGACCTGTTCTCCTGTCTGCTCAGACACCGGCTCAAACTGACCGCCAGCGAGGTGGTCCGCATACATGCCTCACTGCAGGCCTTTAGCAACCGCCTGCCCAACTCTCTGGATTACGAGACAACCAAGCTGTGTAGTTAA